The DNA sequence GCGAATTGCCCTTGATTTCCGTCACCGAATACCCCAGAGTTTTGCGCTCGCGCGACACGTTCAGGGCCGTCACCACCACCTCGTTGAGGGCCTGCGTGTTCTCGCTCAGCGATACGTTAATCACCGACTGCGACCGCACCCGCACCGTCTGGGCGTTGTAGCCCACGGAGGAAAATACCAGCGCCGCCGTGTCGGCCACTGCGATGGAATAGGTGCCCTCCGCGTTGGTGGTGGCACCGTTGCGCGTGCCCCGCACCATAACTGTAACCCCCGGCAGCGTGCTGCCTTTGGCGTCGGTCACCTTGCCCTTCACCGTCGTCGTTTGGGCCTGTACCAAGCCGGGCAAGCCCAGCAAGAGCAGAAAAATAAGCCAAGTAAAGTTTTTCATAGAATTCGGTGGGGGAATTGGTGGGAAAAAAACGACAGCGCCGTGCTAAAAAGCAGGTTTCCCGCAGCCATGCGGAACGGAGCCAGGCAGCCGGCCGCGAAGCGGCCGGTAATCGAAAGCCAGGCCAGGGGCCCAGCGTGTGAAGCACGGGGGCCCTTAGCCCAGCCGGTGCGGGCGGCCCGTGGGGGCCCCAGCCAAGGGGCTAGGAAGTGCGGTGGGAGTAGCAGCGCAGGGGCAGGGAATGAATGAGGGCATGACAGGGGGGAGTCGTTGAATTGGTAGCCGTTTCAATAACACCGCGCCGATAACTGCGCCTTCACTTGCGGCCCAAACAATGCCGGTATGCTCGCGGAGCACGCTGGTTGCGCGCCCGTTTCTCCGGTCTGGTTCTGGCTGACGAATAAGACTTTTCGAACAACTATATAGCTTAATCTACCCCAAACATAACTGCCTGCTGCACACAAAGCAAGCGAAGGCCAAAAAAATGTGTGCGCACACGCAAGTAGAAAATGCAAAAGGTGCCCGCACACGCAAAAATCTGGTTATAACATTGCTAAACGTCGCCGCAGCGCAGTGCAGCAGCAGGCTTTAATACTTTACCGCGGCCCCGCCGTGCTGGCCGGCGGCCCACCGCTAGCGCGCCGGGGCCCCCGCCTGGGTGCGCTGTGCCATTACCCGGGCAATAGTTGTGAGCAAGGAGTTGGCACCGGCCGCGTCCTGCGTCAGCTCCCAAATCATCACGCCGCTGCCCTGGTCGAAGGCCAGGTTGGTTTTGCGCGCGATGGTGGGCAGGCCGTTGTAGCCCACGCCGCCGAACAGGTCGGCGCTGGGCGGGGCCCCCCGGGCCACTAGGGCCGCGAATGCTTCGCCGGTGGGCTGGCCGTAAAAGGGCAAGCCCAGCACGGCTTTGGTGGCCGGTAGGCCGCGGCCCTTCCAGTAGGCCAGCGTTTCCACCGCCCCCTCATAGGTGGAATGTGCGGGCGGGGGCGCATCGTAGGCCATAATGTTCAGAAAATCAACGTTACTGAACACGATGCTGGGAATGCCGGGCCCCGCCCAGGTGCCCCCGGCCACGGCCGCCGTCAGGAGCAGGCCGCGGGGGTGCAGCTGGGCCGCCAGGGCCTGCATGAGGGCCCCGTAGCCGGCGGCGGTGCTGGCATCGGGGTGCTCCCAATCAATGTCGATGCCGTCGAGCTGGTACGCGGCGGCAAACTGCATCAGATTGGCCGTGAAGGCAGTAATGTAATCCGCGTTGGCCCCGATGGCGTCGAAGGCGCTGTGGTCGCCGTCGTGCCAGCCGCCCACTGACACCAGCACCCGCACCTTGGCGGCGTGGGCCGCCGCCACCAGGCGTCGCAGCTTGGCGGGGTTTTCGAGGGGCTGAAGGCCACCGGTGGCCGTGGGTAGCAAAAAGGCGTAGTTGACGTGGGTGAGGTGGGCGAGCTGCGCGGGGTTCACCTCGCCGCGCCAGGCCGGCAGGTAGCCCACTACCCGGAACTGGGCCCGCGCCGGGACCCCCAGCGCCAGCAGCATCGCCACCAGGGCCCAACGCAGCGAATGTTTCGGGTTCATGGGCACAGCGAATTAAGCAACAGGTAATGCGTAGGATACTGCCGTTTTGGGCTGGTAAGCGTGGCCCTTGAGGGCGAAGAACAGGATGTACAAGTAGCAGGGAATCAGGAGTACGTAGGCTTGCTGCAACCCCAGTCCTTCGCTGAGCTTGCCGTACAGGTAGGGTAGCACCGCGCCGCCCCCGATGCCCATGATGAGCAGCGCCGAGCCGTGCTCGGTGTAGCTGCCCAGGCCCCGGATGCTGAGTGGGAAAATGGCCGGCCACATCAGCGAGTTGGCCAGGCCCAGCAGTGCCACCAGCAGCACCGACGTGAAGCCGTGCGTAACCAAAATGCC is a window from the Hymenobacter nivis genome containing:
- a CDS encoding glycosyl hydrolase family 18 protein: MNPKHSLRWALVAMLLALGVPARAQFRVVGYLPAWRGEVNPAQLAHLTHVNYAFLLPTATGGLQPLENPAKLRRLVAAAHAAKVRVLVSVGGWHDGDHSAFDAIGANADYITAFTANLMQFAAAYQLDGIDIDWEHPDASTAAGYGALMQALAAQLHPRGLLLTAAVAGGTWAGPGIPSIVFSNVDFLNIMAYDAPPPAHSTYEGAVETLAYWKGRGLPATKAVLGLPFYGQPTGEAFAALVARGAPPSADLFGGVGYNGLPTIARKTNLAFDQGSGVMIWELTQDAAGANSLLTTIARVMAQRTQAGAPAR